Proteins found in one Labrus bergylta chromosome 8, fLabBer1.1, whole genome shotgun sequence genomic segment:
- the tbc1d31 gene encoding TBC1 domain family member 31 isoform X2 produces MEVTDIGNKEEGKVWHRKPSAGKSVLVNIVRTAHQAKTVRFLHVAFDTTGDSFLAGDHHGNIYVFDISRNRFRLVQKTGQACTALAFSLRRTTEFLVALTDYTIKCFDKDTKQLVSWMRGHEGAISYISVHGSGRYAISTSSDTAQLWDLDTFQRKRKLNIRQSVGIQRVFFLPLSNTILSCFSDDSIFAWESDTLFCKYQLPVPDSGPKVSYKAFAVTRDGKSLAAGGRSNLLHLWCLDSRQLIRVIQMPTQVRTVRQLEFLPDSFDGCASQTLGVLSQDGLMRFINIHTCKLLFQMGSHDEAITTVTVAPNGRHIVAIMDNGSINVYSIQSLTQELNKPPPSKVAMVSGVEAEQELSNLRVKVRSDGIQRPAKSSGRQTQVKILRPPAGSATEDKENELPAGLNKKRLVDMLKAFGEYPAKYRMFVWRSLLCLPENHAAYSSLTDKGLHLAYLALQDKYPIKSHKLQRGLQRVLSALAHWAAIFGEVEYLPLVAFPFVKLFQNNPMLCFEVVATVLVNWCQHWFEYFPNPPLNILSMAENILAHHDKELLQHLVDCGITSQHYVWPLLETLFSEVLTRDEWLKLFDNVFSNHPSFLLMACVAYITCSREPLLLCSQKQDYEYFFHHRNNLDVGAMIKEAYRLMGSTPADIHPKHLLSNFTPLTQGQYPVFNQYPEFIVEYQSREREKIRLQEMEYLRERQEVSALRADFVRRQAEEETYYAQQELLGKAEEQRRNILAQEEEKLTQQRAKLAAMKRELKVKELQLLDATRRRFLKHQQDLRASQIKGLEQEISRKMDLREQETTAAVQDLEIRQMEMEAQRRRLEQTLLKEQERLGQRVEEEVAMRMRGAEREDESDTELLHSTETNIQILEESLAEACQLGLDSDWQREVAERLQQVDAEQERKRERLAELHRQTLAEEKRLADTMRDVAGRKWEDVMRSRAQLQEQQQPPSSDAQRQTAPHRPCVITTAVCVGTNTADPAVIPNPTSPKQTGTNMTCLNSRSPTESTSTVFSLDRGRAKLDSSERELLREIRELRLKLAARAREGSSASSQSVHTLSSVSQ; encoded by the exons TGTGTTGGTAAATATCGTCCGCACTGCTCATCAGGCGAAGACGGTGCGTTTCCTCCATGTTGCCTTTGACACCACAGGAGACTCCTTCCTGGCTGGagatcaccatggcaacatcTATGTCTTTGACATCAGTAGAAACAG GTTTCGTCTGGTGCAGAAGACAGGACAGGCCTGCACTGCTCTGGCATTCAGCCTCCGGAGGACCACAGAGTTCCTTGTGGCCCTTACTGACTACACCATCAAGTGCTTTGACAAAG ACACAAAGCAGCTGGTCAGTTGGATGCGAGGTCATGAGGGAGCGATCTCGTACATCTCCGTCCACGGCTCAGGCCGCTACGCCATCAGCACGTCCTCAGACACGGCTCAGCTCTGGGACCTGGACACCTtccagaggaagaggaagctcAACATCCGGCAGTCTGTCGGCATTCAGAGG gtgtTTTTCCTGCCGCTCAGTAACACCATCCTCAGCTGTTTCAGTGACGACTCCATCTTTGCTTGGGAGAGCGACACACTCTTCTGCAAATATCAGCTCCCTGTTCCTGACAGTGGACCAAAAGTCTCCTACAAGGCCTTCGCTGTCACACG TGATGGTAAGAGCCTTGCTGCTGGTGGGCGCTCCAACCTGCTGCACCTGTGGTGTTTGGACAGCAGGCAGCTTATCAGGGTTATTCAGATGCCCACGCAGGTCCGAACCGTAAGACAACTGGAATTTCTGCCTGACAGCTTTGACGGATGCGCCAGTCAG aCGCTAGGTGTACTGAGTCAGGACGGCCTGATGCGCTTTATCAACATTCACACCTGCAAGCTGCTTTTCCAAATGGGTTCCCATGATGAAGCCATCACAACAGTGACAGTCGCTCCTAATGGCCGGCACATCGTGGCCATCATGGACAACGGCAGCATCAACGTCTACAGTATTCAGAGTCTCACACAGGAACTAAACAAG CCTCCGCCCTCCAAGGTGGCCATGGTTTCGGGAGTTGAAGCTGAACAGGAGTTGTCTAATCTGAGAGTCAAGGTCAGGTCAGACGGCATTCAAAGACCAGCAAAGAGTTCTGGGAGGCAGACTCAGGTGAAGATACTCAGACCTCCTGCTGGGTCTGCAACTGAGGATAAAGAG AATGAACTGCCTGCTGGTCTGAATAAGAAGAGACTAGTTGATATGCTCAAAGCGTTCGGAGAGTATCCTGCTAAATACAG gatGTTTGTATGGCGGTCTTTGTTGTGTCTCCCAGAGAACCATGCGGCATATAGCAGTCTGACGGATAAAGGCCTTCATTTAGCCTACCTTGCTCTGCAGGATAAATATCCCATCAAAAGTCACAAGCTACAGAGGGGGCTGCAGAG AGTTTTGTCAGCCTTAGCTCACTGGGCGGCCATCTTTGGAGAGGTGGAGTACCTTCCCTTGGTGGCCTTTCCTTTTGTCAAGCTTTTCCAGAACAACCCAATGCTCTGCTTCGAGGTGGTAGCCACCGTCCTAG TAAACTGGTGTCAGCATTGGTTTGAGTACTTTCCCAACCCTCCTCTGAACATCCTGAGCATGGCGGAGAACATTCTGGCTCATCACGACAAGGAGCTCCTGCAGCACCTTGTGGACTGTGGAATCACCTCGCAG CACTATGTTTGGCCCCTGCTGGAGACGCTGTTCTCTGAGGTGTTGACTCGCGACGAGTGGCTCAAACTCTTCGATAACGTCTTCTCCAATCACCCGTCGTTTCTGCTCATGGCCTGTGTGGCCTACATCACCTGCTCTCGTGAGCCCCTGCTGCTCTGTTCTCAGAAACAGGACTATGAG TATTTTTTCCACCATCGTAACAACCTGGATGTGGGAGCCATGATAAAGGAGGCGTACAGGCTCATGGGCAGCACACCAGCTGACATCCATCCCAAGCATCTGCTCTCTAACTTTACACCCCTGACCCAAGGCCAGTACCCTGTGTTCAACCAGTACCCAGAATTCATAGTGGAGTACCAAAGCCGGGAGAGGGAGAAGATACGACTGCAGGAGATGGAGTATCTCCGCGAGAG GCAGGAGGTGTCGGCCCTGCGTGCAGATTTTGTGCGTCGCCAGGCTGAAGAGGAGACCTATTATGCACAACAG GAGCTGCTGGGGAAGGCAGAGGAACAACGCAGAAACATTCTGGcacaagaggaagaaaaactaACACAACAGAGGGCAAA GTTGGCCGCCATGAAGAGAGAGCTGAAGGTAAAGGAGTTGCAGCTGCTGGATGCTACCAGAAGACGTTTCCTCAAGCATCAGCAGGACCTGAGAGCCTCACAAATCAAAGGCTTAGAGCAGGAGATCAGCAGAAAG ATGGATCTGCGGGAGCAAGAAACAACTGCAGCAGTCCAGGATCTGGAAATCAGACAGATGGAGATGGAGGCTCAGCGGCGGCGACTTGAACAG ACCCTGTTGAAGGAACAGGAGCGCCTGGGACaaagggtggaggaggaggtggcgATGAGGATGAGGGGGGCGGAGAGGGAGGACGAGAGCGACACAGAGCTGCTACACAGCACAGAGACTAACATACAG atcctGGAGGAGTCCCTGGCGGAGGCGTGCCAGCTGGGCTTGGACTCAGACTGGCAGAGAGAGGTGGCGGAGCGGTTGCAGCAGGTGGATGCcgagcaggagaggaagagggagagactgGCAGAGCTTCACAGACAAACCCtggcagaggagaagagacTGGCTGACACCATGAGAGATGTGGCGGGACGGAAG TGGGAGGACGTGATGAGAAGCAGAGCTCAGTtacaggagcagcagcagcccccgTCTTCAG atgcacagagacagacagctcCTCATAGACCCTGTGTCATCactactgctgtgtgtgtcGGAACCAACACTGCTGATCCAGCAGTCATACCCAACCCCACCTCCCCGAAGCAGACAGGAACCAACATGACGTGTCTGAACAGCCGTTCACCTACAGAGAGCACCTCCACCGTCT TTTCTCTGGATCGAGGCCGGGCCAAGCTGGACAGCAGCGAGAGAGAGCTGCTGAGGGAAATCAGAGAGCTGAGACTGAAACTTGCAGCCAGAGCGAGAGAGGGCAGCTCAGCCTCCTCACAGTCTGTCCACACACTGTCCTCTGTCTCCCAGTGA
- the tbc1d31 gene encoding TBC1 domain family member 31 isoform X1, which yields MEVTDIGNKEEGKVWHRKPSAGKSVLVNIVRTAHQAKTVRFLHVAFDTTGDSFLAGDHHGNIYVFDISRNRFRLVQKTGQACTALAFSLRRTTEFLVALTDYTIKCFDKDTKQLVSWMRGHEGAISYISVHGSGRYAISTSSDTAQLWDLDTFQRKRKLNIRQSVGIQRVFFLPLSNTILSCFSDDSIFAWESDTLFCKYQLPVPDSGPKVSYKAFAVTRDGKSLAAGGRSNLLHLWCLDSRQLIRVIQMPTQVRTVRQLEFLPDSFDGCASQTLGVLSQDGLMRFINIHTCKLLFQMGSHDEAITTVTVAPNGRHIVAIMDNGSINVYSIQSLTQELNKPPPSKVAMVSGVEAEQELSNLRVKVRSDGIQRPAKSSGRQTQVKILRPPAGSATEDKENELPAGLNKKRLVDMLKAFGEYPAKYRMFVWRSLLCLPENHAAYSSLTDKGLHLAYLALQDKYPIKSHKLQRGLQRVLSALAHWAAIFGEVEYLPLVAFPFVKLFQNNPMLCFEVVATVLVNWCQHWFEYFPNPPLNILSMAENILAHHDKELLQHLVDCGITSQHYVWPLLETLFSEVLTRDEWLKLFDNVFSNHPSFLLMACVAYITCSREPLLLCSQKQDYEYFFHHRNNLDVGAMIKEAYRLMGSTPADIHPKHLLSNFTPLTQGQYPVFNQYPEFIVEYQSREREKIRLQEMEYLRERQEVSALRADFVRRQAEEETYYAQQELLGKAEEQRRNILAQEEEKLTQQRAKLAAMKRELKVKELQLLDATRRRFLKHQQDLRASQIKGLEQEISRKMDLREQETTAAVQDLEIRQMEMEAQRRRLEQTLLKEQERLGQRVEEEVAMRMRGAEREDESDTELLHSTETNIQILEESLAEACQLGLDSDWQREVAERLQQVDAEQERKRERLAELHRQTLAEEKRLADTMRDVAGRKVRATTWEDVMRSRAQLQEQQQPPSSDAQRQTAPHRPCVITTAVCVGTNTADPAVIPNPTSPKQTGTNMTCLNSRSPTESTSTVFSLDRGRAKLDSSERELLREIRELRLKLAARAREGSSASSQSVHTLSSVSQ from the exons TGTGTTGGTAAATATCGTCCGCACTGCTCATCAGGCGAAGACGGTGCGTTTCCTCCATGTTGCCTTTGACACCACAGGAGACTCCTTCCTGGCTGGagatcaccatggcaacatcTATGTCTTTGACATCAGTAGAAACAG GTTTCGTCTGGTGCAGAAGACAGGACAGGCCTGCACTGCTCTGGCATTCAGCCTCCGGAGGACCACAGAGTTCCTTGTGGCCCTTACTGACTACACCATCAAGTGCTTTGACAAAG ACACAAAGCAGCTGGTCAGTTGGATGCGAGGTCATGAGGGAGCGATCTCGTACATCTCCGTCCACGGCTCAGGCCGCTACGCCATCAGCACGTCCTCAGACACGGCTCAGCTCTGGGACCTGGACACCTtccagaggaagaggaagctcAACATCCGGCAGTCTGTCGGCATTCAGAGG gtgtTTTTCCTGCCGCTCAGTAACACCATCCTCAGCTGTTTCAGTGACGACTCCATCTTTGCTTGGGAGAGCGACACACTCTTCTGCAAATATCAGCTCCCTGTTCCTGACAGTGGACCAAAAGTCTCCTACAAGGCCTTCGCTGTCACACG TGATGGTAAGAGCCTTGCTGCTGGTGGGCGCTCCAACCTGCTGCACCTGTGGTGTTTGGACAGCAGGCAGCTTATCAGGGTTATTCAGATGCCCACGCAGGTCCGAACCGTAAGACAACTGGAATTTCTGCCTGACAGCTTTGACGGATGCGCCAGTCAG aCGCTAGGTGTACTGAGTCAGGACGGCCTGATGCGCTTTATCAACATTCACACCTGCAAGCTGCTTTTCCAAATGGGTTCCCATGATGAAGCCATCACAACAGTGACAGTCGCTCCTAATGGCCGGCACATCGTGGCCATCATGGACAACGGCAGCATCAACGTCTACAGTATTCAGAGTCTCACACAGGAACTAAACAAG CCTCCGCCCTCCAAGGTGGCCATGGTTTCGGGAGTTGAAGCTGAACAGGAGTTGTCTAATCTGAGAGTCAAGGTCAGGTCAGACGGCATTCAAAGACCAGCAAAGAGTTCTGGGAGGCAGACTCAGGTGAAGATACTCAGACCTCCTGCTGGGTCTGCAACTGAGGATAAAGAG AATGAACTGCCTGCTGGTCTGAATAAGAAGAGACTAGTTGATATGCTCAAAGCGTTCGGAGAGTATCCTGCTAAATACAG gatGTTTGTATGGCGGTCTTTGTTGTGTCTCCCAGAGAACCATGCGGCATATAGCAGTCTGACGGATAAAGGCCTTCATTTAGCCTACCTTGCTCTGCAGGATAAATATCCCATCAAAAGTCACAAGCTACAGAGGGGGCTGCAGAG AGTTTTGTCAGCCTTAGCTCACTGGGCGGCCATCTTTGGAGAGGTGGAGTACCTTCCCTTGGTGGCCTTTCCTTTTGTCAAGCTTTTCCAGAACAACCCAATGCTCTGCTTCGAGGTGGTAGCCACCGTCCTAG TAAACTGGTGTCAGCATTGGTTTGAGTACTTTCCCAACCCTCCTCTGAACATCCTGAGCATGGCGGAGAACATTCTGGCTCATCACGACAAGGAGCTCCTGCAGCACCTTGTGGACTGTGGAATCACCTCGCAG CACTATGTTTGGCCCCTGCTGGAGACGCTGTTCTCTGAGGTGTTGACTCGCGACGAGTGGCTCAAACTCTTCGATAACGTCTTCTCCAATCACCCGTCGTTTCTGCTCATGGCCTGTGTGGCCTACATCACCTGCTCTCGTGAGCCCCTGCTGCTCTGTTCTCAGAAACAGGACTATGAG TATTTTTTCCACCATCGTAACAACCTGGATGTGGGAGCCATGATAAAGGAGGCGTACAGGCTCATGGGCAGCACACCAGCTGACATCCATCCCAAGCATCTGCTCTCTAACTTTACACCCCTGACCCAAGGCCAGTACCCTGTGTTCAACCAGTACCCAGAATTCATAGTGGAGTACCAAAGCCGGGAGAGGGAGAAGATACGACTGCAGGAGATGGAGTATCTCCGCGAGAG GCAGGAGGTGTCGGCCCTGCGTGCAGATTTTGTGCGTCGCCAGGCTGAAGAGGAGACCTATTATGCACAACAG GAGCTGCTGGGGAAGGCAGAGGAACAACGCAGAAACATTCTGGcacaagaggaagaaaaactaACACAACAGAGGGCAAA GTTGGCCGCCATGAAGAGAGAGCTGAAGGTAAAGGAGTTGCAGCTGCTGGATGCTACCAGAAGACGTTTCCTCAAGCATCAGCAGGACCTGAGAGCCTCACAAATCAAAGGCTTAGAGCAGGAGATCAGCAGAAAG ATGGATCTGCGGGAGCAAGAAACAACTGCAGCAGTCCAGGATCTGGAAATCAGACAGATGGAGATGGAGGCTCAGCGGCGGCGACTTGAACAG ACCCTGTTGAAGGAACAGGAGCGCCTGGGACaaagggtggaggaggaggtggcgATGAGGATGAGGGGGGCGGAGAGGGAGGACGAGAGCGACACAGAGCTGCTACACAGCACAGAGACTAACATACAG atcctGGAGGAGTCCCTGGCGGAGGCGTGCCAGCTGGGCTTGGACTCAGACTGGCAGAGAGAGGTGGCGGAGCGGTTGCAGCAGGTGGATGCcgagcaggagaggaagagggagagactgGCAGAGCTTCACAGACAAACCCtggcagaggagaagagacTGGCTGACACCATGAGAGATGTGGCGGGACGGAAGGTGAGAGCAACAACA TGGGAGGACGTGATGAGAAGCAGAGCTCAGTtacaggagcagcagcagcccccgTCTTCAG atgcacagagacagacagctcCTCATAGACCCTGTGTCATCactactgctgtgtgtgtcGGAACCAACACTGCTGATCCAGCAGTCATACCCAACCCCACCTCCCCGAAGCAGACAGGAACCAACATGACGTGTCTGAACAGCCGTTCACCTACAGAGAGCACCTCCACCGTCT TTTCTCTGGATCGAGGCCGGGCCAAGCTGGACAGCAGCGAGAGAGAGCTGCTGAGGGAAATCAGAGAGCTGAGACTGAAACTTGCAGCCAGAGCGAGAGAGGGCAGCTCAGCCTCCTCACAGTCTGTCCACACACTGTCCTCTGTCTCCCAGTGA